The Bifidobacteriaceae bacterium genome contains the following window.
CCAGCTGCTTAGAAGGCAGTTGCTCTATCCACTGAGCTACGGGGGCCAGGCGTCCCCAGCCTACGCCAAGCCGCGATGTAGGCTGGGCCGGTGAGTGTTCCGGAGAACGGCGTGGCCGACCCGATCGTTTGGGCCGACTGCGAGATGACAGGCCTTGACCTGGTGAAAGACGCCCTGATCGAAATCGCGGTGATCGTCACCGATTCCGACCTGCAGCCGTTGGGCGAGGGGATCGACATCATCATCAAGCCGCCCGCCCAGGCCCTCGACCAGATGAGCGACTTTGTGCGGCAGATGCACACCGCCTCCGGATTGCTGGAGCAGTTGGCGGACGGGGTCACGCTGGCCGAGGCCCAAGCCCAAGTGATGGACTACGTGCGGCTGCACGTCCCGCAAGAGGGCAAGGCGCCCCTCGCGGGGAACTCGGTCAGCACCGACCGGGGCTTCATCGACCGCGACCTGCCC
Protein-coding sequences here:
- the orn gene encoding oligoribonuclease codes for the protein MSVPENGVADPIVWADCEMTGLDLVKDALIEIAVIVTDSDLQPLGEGIDIIIKPPAQALDQMSDFVRQMHTASGLLEQLADGVTLAEAQAQVMDYVRLHVPQEGKAPLAGNSVSTDRGFIDRDLPALGGYLHYRNIDVSSVKELARRWYPRLYFAAPEKLGGHRALADIHESINELRYYRATMFVEDPGPDSDTARAAALAVQEAAAGGPPPAL